From the genome of Malus domestica chromosome 04, GDT2T_hap1, one region includes:
- the LOC103408698 gene encoding uncharacterized protein, giving the protein MGSFPKSLNSEIWVSILCLVVVAFLLPLPASGTPSSSIYDHLRKQGLPIGLLPKGITDYSLNATTGEFRVLLEQPCHAKFENQVLYDFNVSGFLSFGRIANLSGVSAQELFLWFPVKGIRVDVPSSGLIYFDVGVVDKQFSLSLFESPPDCTAVDPSDPNFNPAAQDTNHYSPSPSGSSSFENESLNLGYGVGRKSELRADS; this is encoded by the exons ATGGGTTCTTTTCCAAAATCCCTAAATTCTGAAATATGGGTTTCGATCCTCTGCCTTGTCGTAGTAGCGTTCCTCCTCCCCCTCCCCGCCAGCGGAACTCCGTCGTCGAGCATCTACGACCACCTGCGGAAACAGGGCCTGCCGATTGGCCTCCTCCCCAAGGGCATCACCGACTATTCTCTCAACGCCACCACCGGAGAATTCCGAGTGTTGCTGGAGCAGCCCTGTCACGCCAAATTCGAGAACCAGGTGCTCTACGATTTTAACGTTTCCGGCTTTCTGTCTTTCGGCCGAATCGCCAACTTATCGGGCGTGTCGGCTCAGGAGCTCTTCCTCTGGTTTCCGGTCAAGGGGATCAGAGTCGATGTGCCCAGCTCCGGCCTCATTTATTTTGATGTCGGCGTCGTCGATAAGcagttctctctctccctcttcgaATCGCCGCCTGATTGCACCGCCGTTGACCCTTCTGATCCCAACTTCAATCCTGCCGCTCAGGACACCAACCACTATTCCCCTTCCCCATCCGGCTCGTCGTCGTTCGAG AATGAATCACTGAATCTTGGGTATGGAGTTGGTCGGAAAAGTGAGCTGAGGGCCGATTCATAG